Below is a genomic region from Thermus islandicus DSM 21543.
TTTGATCGCGTGGTGGCCTCCGCCTGGTACCCCGGAAGCTACCGGGCCTTCTTCCGCCGCTTTCCCCGCCTCACGCTCCTCGTCCACGATCAGATAGAGATCTTCTACCCTCTGGGAGGACGTTACCTCTACCGCCTGGGCTACCGCCTCCTTCAGGTGCCGAACCTCCGGCGGGCCGAGGCCGTCCTCACGGTCTCGAGGTGGGCCGCCCGCTGGCTAAGGGAGGTCCATGGGGTAAGCCGGGTCTACCCCGTGCCCAACGGCGTGGACACCGGGCGCTTCCGCCCTCCCCTTCCCGGGGAAAAGGCCGCCCTTCGGGAACGCTACGGCCTAAGGCGCTTCACCGTCCTCGTCCCCGCCCGGATGAGCCCGGAGAAGAACCACCTGGCTGTGCTTCTCACCGCAAGGCTGCTTCCCCAGGTAGACTTCCTTCTGGTGGGGACTGGGGAGTTGCTTGGCCTCTGGCAGAAGACCGCAACGCTTTTGCGGCTCGGGAACGTGCGCTTCCTAGGCCGACGGGAGGACATGCCGGAGCTCTACCGGGCGGTGGACGCCGTGCTCCTCCCCACCCTGGGGGAAA
It encodes:
- a CDS encoding glycosyltransferase family 4 protein; this translates as MRVLFLTDATRIGGSEVYLQEMLPRLKALGLLPEAALPLAEGNRRVRETLEERGIPVHAYRALRDLPEGFDRVVASAWYPGSYRAFFRRFPRLTLLVHDQIEIFYPLGGRYLYRLGYRLLQVPNLRRAEAVLTVSRWAARWLREVHGVSRVYPVPNGVDTGRFRPPLPGEKAALRERYGLRRFTVLVPARMSPEKNHLAVLLTARLLPQVDFLLVGTGELLGLWQKTATLLRLGNVRFLGRREDMPELYRAVDAVLLPTLGENQSLATLEAMASGLPVVTTPIPAQEELIQNGVTGLLVPPRPHLLAQAL